From Proteiniborus ethanoligenes, a single genomic window includes:
- a CDS encoding M16 family metallopeptidase, giving the protein MYNKVTLDNGLRVVTEHIPHVKSVSIGIWVEAGSRKENLYNNGVSHFIEHMLFKGTKNRSAKDIAEAIDNIGGQINAFTSKECTCYYARVLDNHIDIAIDVLADMFFNSLFDEEEIIKEKSVIYEEIKMYEDSPEDLVHDLLSKTIFDGNTLSLPILGSEESLNKMTRNNLINYYEQFYSPSNTVISIAGNFNFNETIGLIKKYFNNWSTKQNLIEKYRKPELFHDISNKKKDIEQLHFCIGTEGVAQGKDELYALLVLNNIFGGSMSSRLFQDIREDRGLVYSIYSYPSSYKDTGILTIYAALNPDYFLEVVDIIIKNINKIQKEYLSDEEIYKSKEQLKGNYILGLESTSSRMTSIGKSELLLGKITSPQEILTKIDKVKAEDIKHIINKVFDKNKYNIAYVGNYLDEKEINLELKKLLFN; this is encoded by the coding sequence ATGTATAATAAAGTAACTTTAGATAATGGGCTTAGGGTTGTAACTGAGCATATACCACATGTAAAATCAGTATCCATAGGAATATGGGTAGAAGCAGGCTCAAGAAAAGAAAATTTATACAATAATGGAGTATCACATTTTATTGAACATATGCTATTTAAAGGAACTAAAAATAGAAGTGCAAAGGATATAGCTGAAGCAATTGATAATATAGGGGGACAAATAAATGCCTTTACTAGCAAAGAATGTACATGTTACTATGCAAGGGTACTAGACAATCATATAGACATTGCCATTGATGTATTAGCTGATATGTTTTTTAATTCTTTATTTGATGAAGAAGAAATTATTAAAGAAAAGTCTGTTATATATGAAGAGATTAAAATGTACGAGGATTCACCTGAGGATTTAGTACATGACCTATTGTCTAAAACTATTTTTGACGGTAACACCCTATCATTGCCTATATTAGGAAGTGAAGAATCTCTCAACAAGATGACTAGAAATAATTTAATAAATTATTATGAACAATTTTATTCTCCTTCAAATACTGTTATATCTATTGCAGGTAATTTTAATTTTAATGAAACAATAGGATTAATAAAAAAGTATTTTAATAATTGGAGCACTAAGCAGAATCTAATTGAAAAATATAGAAAACCAGAATTATTTCATGATATCTCCAATAAGAAAAAAGATATTGAGCAGCTTCACTTTTGTATTGGTACAGAAGGAGTTGCACAAGGAAAAGATGAATTATATGCATTATTGGTATTAAATAATATCTTTGGAGGAAGTATGAGTTCTAGGCTTTTTCAGGATATTAGAGAAGATAGAGGTCTAGTTTATTCTATATATTCATATCCATCCTCTTATAAGGATACAGGAATACTAACTATTTATGCTGCTTTGAATCCAGATTATTTTCTAGAAGTTGTAGATATAATTATTAAAAATATTAATAAAATTCAAAAAGAATACTTATCAGATGAAGAAATATATAAATCAAAAGAACAGTTAAAAGGGAATTATATACTAGGACTTGAAAGTACATCGAGTCGTATGACCTCAATAGGAAAGTCAGAGCTTTTATTGGGCAAGATAACATCACCACAGGAAATACTGACTAAAATTGACAAAGTTAAAGCAGAAGATATAAAACATATCATAAATAAAGTATTTGATAAAAACAAATACAACATCGCTTATGTTGGTAATTATTTGGATGAAAAGGAAATTAATTTAGAGTTGAAAAAGTTACTATTTAATTAG
- a CDS encoding FtsK/SpoIIIE family DNA translocase, with the protein MAKAKIRKKTSNSDRGKRNVKIEIIGIIIISIGLLSLISMYSKSTGFFGAAIRKTLITLFGLGSYFFPIIIVLIGLLFILNKKAYFKRFLTVIISYISLLTIIDINFLTFVDGLSFLDRVKLSIDASDSAILSGKLATGGGVIGSSLSYVFLSLFGSIGSYIVIVTIIIISFLVFANISILKLAKVTIGKILITSKQKSDRVKESTRIENKEKETVDHLKYADNITIDNLVVKSEEAVNTTSSSDNDSKIRVLDYTKNNTDSKLLIEKKEDSLIDKEEQSIEISNTSEEVNYDNYQIPSIELLKDIKTNNKGTEKKEVLLNANKLIDTLSNFGIEAKVLQVSIGPSITRYEIQPAPGVKVSRIVSLTNDIALSLASSDIRMEAPIPGKSAIGIEVPNKHKAGVSLKEILQSKEYNNVDTLIPMALGKDIAGKPIVANIGKMPHLLIAGATGSGKSVCINTLIASILFKAKPDEVKLLLIDPKVVELSIYNGIPHLLIPVVTDPKKAAFSLNWAVQEMTKRYNLFAKNNVRDLESYNNKAINNSEMEKLPQLVIIIDELADLMMVSASEVEDYICRLAQMARAAGIHLIVATQRPSVDIITGTIKANIPSRISFAVSSQADSRTILDMGGAEKLLGKGDMLFYPVGESKPVRIQGAYISEEEINELVEYLKSQYSPNYEEKIVGEINNNFKVATDESDKLLPEAIEIVVDEGQASISLLQRRLKIGYARAARIIDEMEIRGVVGGYEGSKPRKVLVTKEELEMD; encoded by the coding sequence ATGGCTAAAGCTAAAATTAGAAAAAAAACAAGTAATAGTGATAGAGGAAAAAGAAATGTTAAAATAGAGATTATTGGGATAATAATTATTTCTATAGGGCTTCTGTCTTTAATAAGTATGTATAGCAAATCCACTGGTTTTTTTGGAGCTGCCATTAGAAAAACCCTAATAACCCTATTTGGTTTAGGGAGTTATTTTTTTCCGATTATTATAGTTTTAATAGGTTTGCTTTTTATATTAAATAAAAAAGCCTATTTTAAAAGATTCCTTACTGTAATTATATCCTATATTAGTTTGCTAACTATTATAGATATAAATTTTTTAACATTTGTTGATGGATTATCTTTTTTAGATAGGGTTAAGCTATCAATTGATGCAAGTGATTCTGCTATTCTCTCAGGTAAATTAGCTACTGGAGGCGGAGTCATAGGCTCTTCCTTGTCTTATGTATTTTTAAGCTTATTTGGAAGTATTGGGTCATATATTGTAATTGTAACAATAATTATTATATCTTTTTTAGTATTTGCCAATATTAGTATATTAAAATTGGCTAAAGTCACAATAGGCAAGATTCTAATAACTTCAAAGCAAAAATCGGATAGAGTAAAAGAATCTACTCGTATTGAAAACAAAGAAAAAGAGACCGTAGACCATCTGAAATATGCAGACAATATTACTATTGATAATTTAGTTGTGAAAAGTGAAGAGGCTGTAAATACAACTTCCTCTAGTGATAATGATAGTAAGATTAGAGTTTTAGATTATACTAAAAACAATACTGATAGTAAACTTTTAATAGAAAAAAAAGAAGATAGCCTAATTGATAAAGAAGAACAAAGCATTGAAATAAGCAACACTTCAGAGGAAGTAAACTATGACAATTATCAAATACCCAGTATAGAACTGTTGAAAGATATAAAAACTAACAATAAAGGCACTGAAAAAAAGGAAGTTTTATTAAATGCTAATAAACTGATAGACACATTAAGTAACTTTGGAATTGAAGCGAAGGTATTGCAAGTAAGCATAGGACCAAGTATTACTAGATATGAAATACAGCCTGCACCAGGGGTTAAAGTAAGTAGAATAGTTAGCTTAACTAATGATATAGCCTTAAGTCTTGCCTCTTCAGATATAAGAATGGAGGCTCCTATACCAGGTAAATCTGCGATAGGAATAGAAGTTCCTAATAAGCATAAAGCAGGAGTAAGTCTTAAAGAAATATTGCAGTCGAAAGAATATAACAACGTAGATACATTAATTCCTATGGCTTTAGGGAAGGATATTGCAGGAAAGCCTATTGTGGCTAATATTGGAAAGATGCCACACTTACTTATTGCAGGGGCTACAGGCTCCGGTAAAAGTGTCTGTATAAATACTTTGATTGCTAGTATTCTTTTCAAAGCTAAGCCAGATGAGGTTAAACTATTGCTTATAGATCCTAAAGTTGTTGAACTCAGTATATATAATGGTATACCACATTTATTGATTCCAGTCGTTACTGACCCTAAAAAAGCTGCTTTTTCACTAAATTGGGCAGTACAAGAAATGACAAAGCGATATAATTTATTTGCAAAAAATAATGTTAGGGATCTGGAATCTTATAACAATAAAGCTATTAACAACTCAGAAATGGAAAAATTGCCTCAACTAGTTATAATTATAGATGAGCTTGCAGATTTAATGATGGTATCTGCATCAGAAGTTGAAGATTATATTTGTAGACTTGCCCAAATGGCTAGGGCGGCAGGGATACATTTAATTGTTGCCACTCAGAGACCATCAGTAGATATTATTACAGGAACAATTAAAGCTAATATACCTTCAAGAATATCTTTTGCTGTATCATCTCAAGCAGACTCAAGAACTATTCTAGATATGGGAGGTGCTGAAAAACTACTAGGTAAAGGAGACATGCTATTCTATCCAGTAGGAGAGTCAAAGCCAGTAAGAATACAAGGTGCTTATATCAGTGAAGAAGAAATTAATGAACTTGTTGAATATCTAAAGAGTCAATACAGTCCAAATTATGAAGAAAAAATTGTAGGAGAAATAAACAACAATTTTAAAGTTGCGACAGATGAATCTGACAAGCTTCTTCCGGAGGCAATAGAAATTGTAGTAGATGAAGGTCAGGCTTCAATTTCACTACTACAGCGTAGATTAAAAATAGGATATGCAAGGGCAGCTCGTATTATAGATGAAATGGAAATAAGAGGAGTTGTTGGAGGATATGAAGGAAGTAAGCCTAGAAAGGTTTTAGTTACAAAAGAGGAACTAGAGATGGATTAA
- the dapG gene encoding aspartate kinase: MSIIVQKFGGTLVASEKSRREVINRIIEKANNKHKLVVVVSAMGRNGDPYSTDSLINLIDEEYCKKRELDLLMSCGEIISATIISSILSANGYNNIVLTGAQAGILTDNNFGNANVISVIPQKLLDAIDKNNIVIVTGFQGATKDGDITTLGRGGSDTSALIIGEAIRCEYVEIYTDVEGIMTADPKIVPNAQLIDNMCYSEVYQLAEEGAKVIHPKAVEVAKRSNLKVIIKNTSINCKGTIIGFCNKSDEESSVKERLITAITYKRNRAQITVELDNNEEYLQKLLNIIAENNISIDLINILPEKKVFTIDEKHSMPMERILKEGNYKYKVINNCCKISIIGHKINGLPGVMAKIINALLSVNVSILQSSDSNTTIWCLVKDEDTEKSIYALHNEFY, translated from the coding sequence ATGAGTATTATTGTGCAAAAATTTGGGGGAACGTTAGTTGCAAGTGAGAAAAGCAGAAGAGAAGTAATAAATAGAATAATAGAAAAAGCAAACAATAAACATAAGTTAGTAGTAGTAGTTTCAGCAATGGGAAGAAATGGTGATCCTTATTCAACAGATTCACTTATAAATTTAATAGATGAGGAATATTGTAAAAAAAGAGAACTAGATTTGTTAATGTCCTGCGGAGAAATTATTTCAGCTACTATAATTTCTAGCATATTAAGTGCAAATGGTTATAACAACATAGTTTTAACTGGCGCTCAAGCAGGCATTTTAACAGATAATAATTTTGGTAATGCTAATGTTATAAGCGTTATTCCTCAAAAATTATTAGATGCAATTGATAAGAATAATATTGTCATTGTTACTGGTTTTCAAGGAGCCACTAAAGATGGTGATATAACAACTCTAGGAAGAGGAGGCAGTGATACAAGCGCATTAATAATAGGAGAAGCTATTAGATGTGAGTATGTGGAGATATATACTGATGTAGAAGGTATAATGACAGCAGATCCTAAAATAGTTCCTAATGCTCAATTAATTGATAACATGTGTTATTCAGAAGTGTATCAATTAGCTGAAGAAGGTGCTAAAGTTATTCATCCAAAAGCAGTTGAAGTAGCAAAGAGGTCCAATCTAAAAGTGATAATCAAAAATACTTCCATCAACTGCAAAGGAACTATTATCGGATTTTGTAATAAAAGTGATGAAGAAAGTAGCGTAAAAGAAAGATTAATAACAGCAATTACTTACAAAAGAAACAGGGCACAGATTACTGTTGAACTAGATAATAATGAAGAATATTTACAAAAATTATTGAACATAATTGCAGAAAACAATATCAGTATTGACTTAATAAACATTTTACCTGAAAAAAAAGTATTTACAATAGACGAAAAACATTCTATGCCTATGGAAAGAATTCTCAAAGAAGGTAACTACAAATATAAAGTGATTAATAATTGCTGTAAAATAAGTATCATAGGTCATAAAATTAATGGACTTCCTGGAGTAATGGCAAAAATAATAAACGCCCTTTTAAGTGTTAATGTATCAATTTTACAATCCTCTGATTCTAATACAACTATTTGGTGTCTTGTTAAAGATGAAGACACAGAGAAATCAATATATGCATTGCATAATGAATTTTATTGA
- a CDS encoding polysaccharide deacetylase family protein, which produces MKLIYIRYNTIFMVLIVTLLIIVSILFAVNYSRKTNETFFNDDIYYKGTKEEKIMAFACNVDWGNECIPHMLQIFDNYEIKITFFPTGRWAEKNPELLKKIFEKGHEIGNHGYFHKDYNLLNYEDNRKEIEKADIIITEIIGTKAKYFAPPSGAYNNDTIKAAKDLGYKIIMWSIDTIDWRKDSTKDKIINRVVSKHHNSAIVLMHPKEETVKALPIIIHNLKEKGYRIGTISDIMN; this is translated from the coding sequence GTGAAACTAATCTATATAAGATATAATACTATATTTATGGTCTTGATAGTAACTTTACTGATAATTGTTAGTATATTGTTTGCTGTTAATTATTCAAGAAAAACTAATGAAACTTTTTTCAATGATGATATTTACTACAAAGGAACAAAAGAAGAAAAAATTATGGCTTTTGCCTGCAACGTAGACTGGGGAAATGAATGTATTCCTCATATGCTTCAAATATTTGATAACTATGAAATTAAAATTACTTTTTTCCCAACTGGAAGATGGGCAGAAAAAAACCCAGAATTGCTAAAAAAAATATTTGAGAAAGGCCATGAAATCGGAAATCATGGGTACTTTCATAAAGATTATAATTTATTGAACTATGAGGACAATAGGAAAGAAATAGAAAAGGCTGATATTATAATAACTGAAATAATAGGAACAAAAGCTAAATATTTTGCACCTCCATCAGGAGCATATAACAATGACACTATTAAGGCTGCAAAGGATTTAGGATATAAAATAATTATGTGGAGTATAGACACAATTGATTGGAGAAAGGATAGCACAAAAGACAAAATAATAAATAGAGTAGTAAGTAAGCACCATAATTCTGCCATTGTTTTAATGCATCCAAAAGAAGAAACAGTTAAAGCTTTACCTATAATTATTCATAATCTAAAGGAAAAAGGCTATAGAATAGGAACCATTAGTGATATAATGAATTAG
- a CDS encoding YlmC/YmxH family sporulation protein, whose amino-acid sequence MRLSELGGKEIVNLNDGGRLGIVADSDLIIDDKSGKILALLVPDRRSQFRIFSLNDKGGIEIPWSSIRKIGNDMIIIELDEEARSKRIFTV is encoded by the coding sequence ATGCGATTAAGTGAATTAGGCGGTAAAGAGATAGTTAATTTGAATGATGGAGGTAGATTAGGGATAGTTGCTGATTCTGATTTAATTATTGATGATAAAAGCGGCAAAATATTAGCGTTATTAGTACCAGATAGAAGAAGTCAATTTAGAATTTTTAGTCTAAATGACAAAGGAGGAATAGAAATTCCTTGGTCATCTATAAGAAAAATAGGAAATGATATGATCATAATTGAACTAGATGAGGAGGCTAGAAGTAAAAGGATATTTACTGTATAA
- a CDS encoding undecaprenyl-diphosphate phosphatase: protein MTIFQAIILGIFQGIAEFLPISSSGHLVLLQSLFKIQEGNLFFAEMLHLGTLISIFIVYFNDIIIIIKEFFILTYDLFRYRKLRIDNEYKRLGLMIIVGSIPTGIIGILFSDFFEKLYSSVTIVGLALIVTGILLWAAEKLPPRNKKANDMKIYDALIIGLFQGFAITPGISRSGSTIVGGLFRGFNKKLATKFSFLLALPATFGAGLLGIKDALSESSAIAIDLPLIVGVTISAITGVFAINILIKVLEKGKLHYFSYYVWIIGSIIIFKQFF, encoded by the coding sequence ATGACAATTTTTCAGGCAATAATCTTAGGGATATTTCAAGGGATAGCAGAATTTTTACCAATAAGTAGTTCAGGACATTTAGTCTTACTCCAGAGTCTGTTTAAAATACAGGAGGGGAATTTATTTTTTGCTGAAATGCTTCATCTTGGAACATTAATATCAATTTTTATAGTGTATTTTAATGATATCATAATAATTATTAAAGAATTTTTTATACTTACATATGATTTGTTTAGATATAGAAAATTACGTATAGATAATGAGTATAAAAGACTAGGTTTAATGATAATAGTTGGGAGTATCCCTACAGGAATAATAGGGATATTGTTTAGCGATTTTTTCGAAAAACTATATTCATCTGTAACAATAGTAGGTTTAGCTCTTATTGTTACTGGTATTTTATTATGGGCTGCTGAAAAGCTACCTCCTAGAAATAAAAAAGCAAATGATATGAAGATATATGACGCACTAATAATAGGACTATTCCAAGGCTTCGCTATTACACCAGGAATATCTAGGTCTGGTTCTACAATAGTTGGAGGGCTTTTTAGAGGATTTAATAAAAAATTAGCAACTAAATTTTCATTTTTATTAGCCTTACCAGCTACCTTTGGGGCTGGATTATTAGGAATAAAGGATGCATTATCTGAATCCTCAGCTATCGCTATAGATTTACCATTGATTGTAGGAGTAACAATATCTGCAATTACAGGTGTTTTTGCAATCAATATCTTGATAAAGGTATTAGAAAAAGGCAAACTTCATTATTTTTCATATTATGTTTGGATAATTGGTTCTATTATAATATTTAAACAGTTTTTTTAA
- a CDS encoding ClpP family protease — protein sequence MFLDKDEQYEESNDNSPNENSDNDSIENLKTLGIPNLPVTPQDIQFISIIGEVEGHVISPPHKKATKYEHIMPLLVAAEQNPEVQGVFIILNTIGGDVEAGLALAEMINSLSKPKVSLVLGGGHSIGVPLATSSDYSFITPTATMTIHPIRMNGLVIGVPQTFRYFEKMQQRIIKFILRTSNIDKETLLKLMYDTDEIANDVGTILIGEEAVNYGLINEVGGFSKALKRLKELINKDSDS from the coding sequence ATGTTTTTAGATAAAGATGAACAATATGAGGAAAGTAATGATAATTCCCCTAATGAAAATTCAGATAATGATAGTATTGAAAATTTAAAAACTCTAGGGATACCAAATTTGCCAGTAACCCCCCAAGATATACAGTTCATTTCAATCATTGGAGAAGTTGAAGGTCATGTAATATCTCCTCCACATAAGAAAGCCACAAAATATGAACATATAATGCCGCTACTAGTAGCAGCTGAACAAAATCCAGAAGTACAGGGTGTATTTATAATACTAAACACTATTGGAGGAGATGTGGAGGCTGGTTTAGCACTGGCAGAAATGATTAATAGCTTAAGTAAACCTAAGGTTTCCCTTGTACTAGGTGGTGGACATAGTATTGGAGTGCCATTAGCTACCTCTAGTGATTATTCTTTTATAACACCAACAGCTACAATGACAATTCATCCTATTCGGATGAATGGATTAGTTATTGGAGTACCTCAAACATTTAGATACTTTGAAAAAATGCAGCAGAGAATAATAAAATTTATATTAAGAACTTCAAATATAGATAAAGAAACACTTTTAAAGCTAATGTATGATACAGATGAAATAGCCAATGATGTAGGAACTATACTTATTGGAGAAGAAGCAGTTAATTATGGATTAATAAACGAAGTAGGTGGTTTCAGTAAAGCATTAAAAAGGCTTAAAGAGCTTATTAATAAAGATAGTGATAGCTAA
- a CDS encoding bifunctional riboflavin kinase/FAD synthetase translates to MKIESFKFSEEYANTAVALGNFDGLHLGHQYLIEEMKKSAREKNLTTSVFTFNNDTLVKFKTNKSNNILTSNDQKISLLEDMGVEILYIVDFTESLMHMTPYEFVKNIIVEELRAKLVVIGFDYRFGYKAQGDGEFLKKAGEEFGFEVHIIQPITKDNNIISSSYIRELINEGLIREANTLLGRPFTISGTVIKGKGRGKGLGFATANLKLSTDYQIPRLGVYKTHTHVNGKKYLSVTNVGNNPTFNDAGFSFETHIIDFNEDIYGKKIEVLFDDFIRDEIKFSNKDELINQVMDDIKKTIESN, encoded by the coding sequence ATGAAAATTGAATCATTTAAATTTAGCGAGGAGTATGCAAATACAGCGGTTGCACTTGGAAACTTCGATGGTTTACATTTAGGCCACCAATATTTAATTGAGGAAATGAAAAAAAGTGCTAGGGAAAAAAACCTTACTACTTCTGTTTTTACATTTAACAATGACACATTAGTTAAGTTTAAAACTAATAAATCTAACAATATATTGACAAGCAATGACCAAAAAATTTCATTACTTGAAGATATGGGAGTAGAAATATTGTATATAGTTGATTTTACTGAAAGCCTAATGCATATGACACCCTATGAGTTCGTAAAGAATATTATTGTTGAAGAATTAAGGGCCAAGCTTGTAGTAATAGGTTTTGACTATAGATTTGGATATAAAGCCCAAGGAGATGGAGAATTTTTAAAAAAAGCTGGAGAAGAATTTGGTTTTGAAGTTCATATCATCCAGCCAATAACTAAAGATAATAATATAATCAGTAGCTCCTATATTAGAGAATTAATCAATGAAGGACTAATTCGAGAAGCAAATACGTTACTAGGAAGACCCTTTACCATTAGTGGAACTGTTATTAAGGGGAAGGGACGTGGTAAAGGCTTAGGCTTTGCCACAGCTAATCTAAAGCTAAGTACAGATTATCAAATACCTAGACTCGGTGTTTATAAAACACACACCCATGTCAATGGCAAAAAATATTTAAGTGTGACTAATGTAGGCAATAATCCAACATTTAATGATGCAGGATTTAGTTTTGAGACCCATATAATAGATTTCAATGAAGATATATATGGTAAAAAGATAGAGGTCTTATTTGATGATTTTATTAGAGATGAAATAAAATTTTCAAACAAAGATGAGTTAATAAATCAAGTGATGGATGATATAAAAAAAACAATAGAGAGCAATTAA
- the pnp gene encoding polyribonucleotide nucleotidyltransferase yields the protein MERTFESILGGRKLSVTTGKIAEQAGGACLVRYGDTVVLATATASKEPREGIDFFPLSVDYEERLYAAGKIPGGFIKREGKPSEKAILTSRLIDRPIRPLFPDDYRNDVQVIATVLSVDPDCTPDIVSMIGASIALTISDIPFNGPTGSVSVGLIDNKFIINPTCEQRNKSILSLVVSGTEEAVMMVEAGANEIDEAVMLDAIITGHEEIKQICKFINQIQEEVGKEKKDYKVFQVDKEIDVEVREYTKEKMSDAIKTVDKQERQENMDKVKAEAVEYFLEKYPENIKDIEEILYNIIKEEVRRLIIEEGIRPDNRKVDEIRKITSEVGLLPRTHGSGLFTRGQTQVLTVATLGAAGDAQVIDGLGEEEEKRYMHHYNFPPYSVGETRFLRGPGRREIGHGALAERALEPVIPSIEEFPYTIRLVSEVVSSNGSTSQASVCGSTLALLDAGVPISSPVAGIAMGLMKSEEKVAILTDIQGMEDFLGDMDFKVAGTEKGITAIQMDIKIAGIDRDILKEALEKAKQGRLHILNKMNEVISQPRKELSPYAPRILTMTVNPDKIRDIIGPGGKVINKIIDETGVKIDIEDDGKVIIAAENIESGRKALEMIEKIVEEIEVGKIYLGKVTRIMAFGAFVEVLNGKEGLVHISNIARERVNKVEDVLSVGDEILVKVTEIDNQGRVNLSRKDALPKEEPKENEKR from the coding sequence ATGGAAAGAACTTTTGAAAGCATATTAGGTGGTAGAAAATTATCAGTTACCACTGGAAAAATTGCTGAACAAGCAGGAGGAGCATGTTTAGTTAGATACGGAGATACAGTTGTACTAGCAACAGCTACTGCTTCAAAGGAGCCAAGAGAAGGAATTGATTTTTTCCCATTAAGTGTGGATTATGAAGAGCGTCTTTATGCTGCTGGAAAAATACCTGGTGGATTTATAAAGAGAGAAGGAAAACCTAGCGAAAAAGCTATCCTCACGTCAAGACTTATTGACAGACCAATAAGACCATTATTTCCTGATGATTATAGGAATGACGTACAGGTAATAGCAACAGTGCTATCTGTTGATCCTGATTGCACTCCAGATATTGTTTCGATGATAGGAGCATCTATTGCTCTAACAATATCAGATATTCCTTTTAATGGCCCTACAGGCTCAGTATCTGTTGGTTTAATAGATAATAAATTTATTATTAATCCAACCTGTGAGCAGCGAAATAAATCTATATTAAGCTTAGTGGTATCAGGAACCGAAGAAGCAGTTATGATGGTTGAAGCAGGTGCTAACGAAATAGATGAGGCAGTTATGTTAGATGCTATAATAACTGGACATGAGGAAATCAAGCAAATATGTAAATTCATAAACCAGATACAAGAAGAGGTAGGAAAAGAAAAGAAAGATTATAAGGTTTTTCAGGTAGACAAAGAAATAGATGTAGAGGTTAGAGAATATACTAAAGAAAAAATGTCTGATGCTATTAAAACAGTTGATAAGCAGGAAAGACAAGAAAATATGGATAAGGTAAAAGCTGAAGCCGTTGAGTATTTCTTAGAGAAGTATCCTGAGAACATCAAAGATATTGAGGAAATACTTTACAATATTATTAAAGAAGAAGTAAGAAGACTAATCATAGAAGAAGGAATTAGGCCAGATAACAGAAAAGTTGATGAGATAAGAAAAATTACTAGTGAAGTAGGATTACTACCAAGAACCCATGGCTCTGGATTGTTTACTAGAGGACAGACTCAAGTTTTAACAGTTGCAACCTTGGGTGCAGCAGGAGATGCTCAGGTAATTGATGGTCTTGGAGAAGAAGAAGAAAAAAGATATATGCATCATTACAATTTCCCTCCATATAGTGTTGGAGAAACAAGATTTTTAAGAGGACCTGGTAGAAGAGAAATTGGACATGGTGCTTTAGCTGAGAGAGCATTAGAGCCTGTAATTCCTAGTATAGAAGAATTCCCTTATACAATAAGACTAGTATCAGAAGTAGTGAGCTCAAATGGCTCTACATCACAGGCAAGTGTTTGTGGTAGTACCTTAGCATTATTAGATGCAGGAGTTCCTATTAGTTCTCCAGTAGCGGGTATAGCAATGGGATTAATGAAATCAGAAGAAAAAGTAGCTATATTAACTGATATCCAAGGTATGGAAGACTTTTTAGGAGACATGGATTTTAAAGTTGCAGGAACAGAAAAAGGCATAACAGCAATACAAATGGATATAAAAATAGCAGGAATAGATAGAGATATATTAAAAGAAGCATTGGAAAAAGCAAAACAAGGCAGACTGCATATACTTAACAAAATGAATGAAGTTATTTCTCAGCCAAGAAAAGAGTTATCTCCATATGCACCTAGAATACTAACCATGACAGTAAATCCAGACAAAATTAGAGACATTATAGGACCGGGCGGAAAAGTAATTAACAAGATAATTGACGAAACAGGAGTTAAAATTGATATCGAAGATGATGGAAAAGTAATAATTGCAGCAGAAAATATTGAGTCTGGTAGAAAAGCTCTTGAAATGATAGAGAAAATAGTAGAAGAAATAGAGGTTGGCAAAATATATCTAGGTAAAGTAACTAGAATAATGGCTTTTGGTGCTTTTGTAGAGGTGCTAAATGGGAAAGAAGGCTTAGTTCATATATCGAATATAGCTAGAGAAAGAGTAAATAAAGTAGAGGATGTTTTATCTGTAGGAGATGAAATATTAGTAAAAGTAACTGAAATAGACAATCAGGGTAGAGTAAATCTTTCAAGAAAAGATGCACTACCAAAGGAAGAACCAAAAGAAAATGAAAAAAGATAA
- the rpsO gene encoding 30S ribosomal protein S15, producing the protein MNLSKEEKTRIIEEYRTHEGDTGSPEVQIAILTHRINKLNEHLKAHKKDHHSRRGLLKMVGQRRGLQNYLEKTDIERYRNLIQRLGLRR; encoded by the coding sequence ATGAATTTAAGTAAAGAAGAAAAAACAAGAATTATTGAAGAGTATAGAACACATGAAGGTGATACAGGTTCACCTGAGGTTCAAATTGCTATTTTAACACACAGAATTAACAAACTAAATGAACATTTAAAGGCTCATAAAAAGGACCATCATTCAAGAAGAGGATTACTTAAAATGGTAGGTCAAAGAAGAGGTCTTCAAAACTATTTAGAAAAAACAGACATTGAAAGATATCGTAACCTAATACAAAGATTAGGATTGAGACGTTAA